GGGGAGGTACCAGCATACTGGTCAGAGTTCCAGACTGCTCCTAATCTGCTGACTTGGAGAGTGCCAGCAGTGTCTACTCCCACCTTGTTCAGACGTGGCACCGGCTCGGAGTTGGCTCTGTCCCCTCAATCTGCACACTCTTCTCAGCAGTGACAGCCTTTGCCTTAGTGGAGAGCTGCACCATGGAGCAAGGTGGACTGGATTGGTCACTTGGTATAGGCTGAGGGGCATGCTGCTGTGGTGATGGGAAAGAAGCCAGAGTCCCAGGCAGtctcagtctgcttccttcaCCTTGTTTCATAAGCAAACAAATGTGTGTGCACTCTTCACAAGCAGAGTCTAATTTTCTCACTGCCCTTCTGCCAGCCCCTTTGGAAACCAGCCAATTGGACTCATCTTCTCAATGTCAAACCCCAGTGCTGGGGTACTCAATATGTGGTTCAAACTACTCAGTCATCAGGGAGGATCGCCAAGCCTGTGTGACCCCACCCACTTCTGTGTCCCCTCCTAGGAGCACAGATCCTTAACTAATTGCTTCATTTCCCCTCCTACCTAACTCCCTGTGGATTATTCTTTATAGCCTTGATTGTATGAGACTGTTTCTGCCAGTCTCTATTTTGCTTCCAGTGAGAATtgctccacatgtagatgtatttttgatgtgttgcTGGggaaggtgagctcagggtcctcCATATTGATCTCCTCCTTTGGTTTTGCATGATTTTAGTCTATCCAAGCCACTGTCTGATTATAAAACACAACTGATCTCTTTCCAAAACACAAGCAGCAATTGATTCTGTCAAAATTTTACTAAAACAGACCTCAAATTTTGTATCTTCCTGTGGTAATGTGAGAACAACAGAAACTACCAGAGAACATGGGCAGCTATAATGCATGAGTTCAAGTACATACTATCAATGAGGAAAAGAATCatcaataatataaaatttagaagaaaaaattaCATCTGTCTAGATGCACATCCAAATGCCAAACATCAAGAAAGAATTAGGTAGTAAAATAATAGCATGAAATTGTGAGAAGAGAGCCACAAGACTTTGCCAAATCTTTAGTCAAACTTTGGAAATACCAAAGATATGGCTTTGGATAGATCAAGGTAGATAATAGTAGCCCTTGGAAATGCTTCCAAACACACATATTAGGAAATTAGTGGTTGTGTATAACCATTCATCTATGCATCTAAATTATCAACTATAGATAGTGAAAGAGTCAGCAATTCCACACACGTAAAACCACATATTTATAAGAAATGTAGATAACAATACACGAAAATGTAGCAATATGAAAGCCAATTATGTTTaataaataatgaatttagacgttttccaaaatgaaaatagttttaattattttttattcagttatgtaacactaacaaaatattaaatgaatattttttaaattgttggaaATTCAGGAAATTCTATCAAAAAAAGTCTGATGTTGCATGATAGTCTAAGATTCAGTAGTCACTGTTTGAACAGACAAGAACATCCATTTTACAACTAATGCAGGAGGTACGCATGATATTCTCATCAGAGAATATCCTGAACAGATGAGCATCTAGAACTTCTCAGTAGAAGCCAGAAGACCAGTATCTTCCATAGCAGCATGGGCGGTAGCAGGCATAGCCATAGCCACCGTAGCCACATCCATAGCCACATCCCAGGCCACCATAGCCATAGCCCAGGCCACCATAGTAGTTGTTGTAGAAGCTCATGATGTGAAGATAAGGAGGCTCAGTTGAAGGGCAGAGTCAGTTTCTAGAGTCTTAAATTTATAGTCTGCCCAGGGCCTTATATACCAACAGAGTGGTATGTGGGGCAAACCACAGGCTCTCTTCTATTTATATTCTAAACTAATTGGCATTAAAACTATCTCAATAATTCCTCACAACTAATATATCTAAGCCAAAACAACTCTTTTTTGTGTCATGATGCCTATCACAAAATCATATGCCTTTAATAATAGATTCTTCTCCTAATTTGGTGGCTTATTTATTCCAGATTGCAAATTAAAGCTACATTACTATCATGTGGTCATATAACCCATGTATATTCTGCCTGTTGAAAATATTAGTTTCATTTAATAATATCCTCCATCAATCTACATATATGCAGTCTTGGGAGCAAAAGTGTGGACTTAAacgggaagagaaggaagaagagtttGTAGGGGGAAAGACATTGTAGAAGAATTCACTTGTTTAACATTGAATAACTAactgttttatttgctttttttttttttttgaggagcaATATTATACACTACACTTTGGTTTATATTTCACATAAACATATAtccataattttatatttgacaCAAAACCAGGGTAGATACCCTAAAGTTTAACCCCATTAACTGCAGATATATAGAAAAGGAAAGACAATCTATTAGaaatacatgtt
This portion of the Vicugna pacos chromosome 1, VicPac4, whole genome shotgun sequence genome encodes:
- the LOC116276559 gene encoding keratin-associated protein 22-1-like is translated as MSFYNNYYGGLGYGYGGLGCGYGCGYGGYGYACYRPCCYGRYWSSGFY